One window from the genome of Salvia miltiorrhiza cultivar Shanhuang (shh) chromosome 7, IMPLAD_Smil_shh, whole genome shotgun sequence encodes:
- the LOC130993791 gene encoding uncharacterized protein LOC130993791: MAWNVRGLTDESRRILKEHCCSFNPLIIGILEPKVAFHKVPLAFWNSINMTPCHQNNRNNRCSNIWVFSHPSVRTSVIFTSDQSVILDCRWNNLDFRIAMVHGSNCHIARRQLWVDLLNHIHGAMIFMGDFNAITGAHERLSTVVPNRSSCKEFRQFIDASHFIESPTSGLFYTWSGRLPHHVESVLDRVLFSEDFAGLWDSVNTHALPRVSSDHSPLILQCKNDVVAHRHHFRFFAMWTSHPSFLEVVRISWQQLGDTNCPIFRVMMKLKRLRGVLKKWNKEVFGNVNTAIQDSSAILLEIQEQIAREGYTDDLFKAEVAAQAEINISLSRKDNLLKQKSRVNWLHDGDRNSSFFHNMIKFRKNKLHIGHLNINGILETDQAVIEQHVVSYFSHLFAEDNDRQVDLVELEATIDHFVTEDQNDELLAIPNDVEIAAAVHDLDASSAPGPDGFSGEFFRTCWAIIQKDITCAVRGFFINSYLPAGCNANNLILIPKKNNITTVEDLRPIIISNFLFKVISKILASRLSKIASVGVSGNQFGFIAGRSIHDCTMMGSEGFNCMKRTSRGSNMACKIDIRKAFDTMNWNFIIQVLRANGFHEKFLNWISIIFKSARISILYNGRTSGYFACSRGVRQGDPLSPILFGLAEDVLSHLITNCVSANQLMPMSFSRATFFPTHLFYADDIIIFCRASARNARKIKEILHYYASLSGQICSNEKSSLFLGPGVSSTMGRSLQRELGFAISKLPVTYLGVPLFIGCPRASHFAHIKDRILQKFDSWQGRQLSMAGRLCLVKSVIQSSIVHSMMTFRWPKSLLHEIDKKCRNFIWTGRIDKRPVCSVSWNRLTSLKEEGGLGIRSFTIMNKSFLMKAAWKLIKGEDWAYNLLRTRYLTRFGYAKPNIAASSVWSGLKSEIAELVNNSYAYVGSGDYTLFWIDNWLGYKLVDKLAVPSFMHCYLTQSVADYFFDGVWHFTADFIESFPDIVYDILILPVGNDTDTRFWKHSLRGEVSAALAFAAHSHRFPSVSWGKWLWAPFIPVRRSLVCWRIIHRRLPTLDCLIRNGLTAPNWCSLCQRDSETIDHIFWSCDAVRSAWGEFLSWFGQESLLECHDIHTLLIAAMKVDFSSQIHNFWKAGLICMLWIIWQGRNNAIFENIVFNHRHVLRMIKVSFQEMDANFPRLGTISNSWSDFLIVRNIGVQSRFAAPPEVINVNWWPPAHPWIKVNTDGSALGAPGAISAGGVFRDNWCHVRGCFHTKGGIGFAFEAELLAVITAISIAHARNWFSLWIEADSTYVVGLLQSRSCDVPWRFMSSWKKTLVLLNDFQIRVSHIYREGNAAADVMANYEREEGWWPFAVDAVRGPVESLVMEEGSCRSAFGFRTSTSFELFLVIFSSNTWYAWPAVDLVFVLGVSSRALALRWRLICLDDVFGYGKHHDQRLLKALSWFSSVPFPRAGGVHELLLLFEQLTFLEAGWCSDVARFPFSDKLSHGGLGAMVWPELPKPLSALFVFSCLVLC, encoded by the exons CAAAAGTGGCGTTTCATAAGGTCCCTTTAGCTTTCTGGAACTCTATTAATATGACTCCTTGTCATCAAAACAACCGCAATAACCGGTGCTCCAACATTTGGGTTTTTTCTCACCCTTCTGTTCGAACATCTGTGATTTTCACCTCGGATCAGTCTGTTATTCTGGATTGCAGATGGAATAATCTTGATTTTAGGATTGCGATGGTCCACGGTTCTAATTGTCACATCGCTCGACGTCAACTTTGGGTGGATTTGCTCAACCACATACATGGCGCCATGATTTTCATGGGAGACTTTAATGCTATCACTGGTGCTCATGAGCGTCTCAGCACGGTTGTCCCTAACCGAAGTTCTTGTAAAGAGTTTCGGCAATTCATTGATGCTTCTCATTTTATTGAATCTCCTACCTCCGGTCTTTTCTATACTTGGTCCGGTCGACTGCCGCATCACGTGGAATCGGTTCTTGACAGGGTTTTGTTTTCTGAAGACTTTGCTGGCTTATGGGATTCGGTTAACACTCACGCTCTTCCGAGAGTCTCGTCTGATCACTCTCCTCTTATCCTCCAATGCAAGAATGATGTCGTTGCTCACAGACACCACTTTCGATTCTTTGCCATGTGGACTTCTCACCCTTCTTTTTTGGAAGTGGTGCGTATTTCTTGGCAACAGTTGGGTGACACTAATTGTCCCATTTTTAGGGTGATGATGAAGCTCAAGAGGTTAAGAGGCGTTCTCAAGAAGTGGAACAAGGAGGTGTTTGGCAACGTGAACACGGCCATTCAGGACTCTTCTGCGATTTTGCTCGAAATTCAGGAGCAGATTGCTCGTGAGGGTTACACAGACGATCTTTTCAAGGCTGAAGTTGCTGCCCAGGCGGAAATTAACATTTCGCTATCCCGTAAGGATAATCTTTTGAAACAGAAAAGTCGTGTTAACTGGCTTCACGATGGGGATCGAAATTCTTCTTTCTTCCATAACATGATCAAATTTAGAAAGAACAAGCTTCACATTGGCCACCTCAACATTAATGGCATTTTGGAGACTGATCAGGCCGTCATTGAACAACATGTCGTCAGTTACTTTTCACATTTATTTGCTGAAGACAATGATCGCCAGGTGGACCTTGTTGAATTAGAAGCTACTATTGATCACTTTGTCACCGAGGATCAGAATGATGAGCTGTTGGCCATTCCTAATGACGTCGAAATTGCAGCGGCTGTTCATGATTTGGATGCTTCTAGCGCCCCTGGCCCTGACGGTTTTTCGGGAGAGTTCTTTCGCACTTGTTGGGCGATTATTCAAAAAGATATTACTTGTGCTGTTCGTGGGTTCTTTATTAATTCATATCTTCCTGCCGGCTGTAATGCCAACAATCTTATTCTTATTCCTAAGAAGAACAACATCACAACTGTTGAGGATCTCCGGCCTATTATCATCTCCAACTTTTTGTTTAAAGTGATTTCAAAGATTCTTGCTTCGCGTTTGAGTAAGATTGCTTCGGTCGGCGTTTCGGGAAATCAGTTTGGGTTCATTGCCGGACGCTCCATCCACGATTGTACCATGATGGGATCGGAGGGATTTAACTGCATGAAACGTACTAGCCGTGGATCTAACATGGCTTGTAAGATTGATATTCGGAAGGCCTTCGACACCATGAATTGGAATTTTATAATTCAGGTGCTCCGAGCCAATGGTTTTCATGAAAAGTTTCTAAACTGGATCTCTATTATTTTCAAGTCTGCCCGGATTTCTATTCTTTACAATGGGCGCACTAGTGGCTATTTTGCCTGTTCCCGGGGCGTGCGCCAAGGGGATCCGCTATCCCCTATTCTCTTCGGTCTTGCGGAAGATGTTCTCAGCCACTTGATCACGAATTGCGTTTCAGCTAATCAATTAATGCCTATGAGCTTCAGTCGCGCAACTTTCTTCCCGACTCATTTGTTTTATGCTGATGACATCATTATCTTTTGTAGAGCGTCGGCCAGAAATGCCCGCAAGATTAAAGAGATTTTGCACTATTATGCTTCGCTATCTGGACAGATTTGTAGTAACGAGAAGTCCAGTCTTTTCTTGGGCCCAGGAGTTTCTTCCACGATGGGCAGATCGCTGCAGCGTGAGCTGGGTTTCGCTATTAGCAAACTTCCTGTGACATACTTAGGAGTTCCTCTTTTTATTGGTTGTCCCCGGGCTAGCCATTTTGCTCATATCAAAGACCGTATTCTGCAAAAATTTGATAGTTGGCAAGGCCGACAACTCTCTATGGCAGGTCGCTTGTGTTTAGTCAAATCTGTCATCCAAAGTTCCATTGTCCATTCTATGATGACGTTTCGTTGGCCAAAGTCTCTTCTACATGAGATTGATAAAAAATGTAGAAACTTTATTTGGACGGGCCGCATTGATAAAAGGCCTGTGTGCTCTGTTAGCTGGAATCGACTCACCTCTCTCAAGGAGGAAGGGGGATTGGGGATTCGGTCTTTTACTATTATGAATAAATCTTTCTTGATGAAAGCGGCTTGGAAATTAATTAAGGGCGAGGATTGGGCTTACAATCTGTTACGCACTCGCTATTTGACTCGTTTCGGTTACGCTAAGCCGAACATTGCGGCTTCCTCGGTCTGGTCCGGTCTTAAATCCGAAATTGCTGAGTTGGTGAACAATTCCTATGCTTATGTGGGCTCTGGTGATTATACTCTTTTTTGGATTGACAATTGGCTTGGGTACAAGTTGGTCGATAAGCTCGCTGTCCCCTCTTTTATGCATTGTTACCTCACACAATCTGTTGCCGATTATTTCTTCGACGGGGTTTGGCATTTTACGGCAGATTTCATTGAATCTTTTCCTGATATTGTTTATGACATCCTGATTCTTCCTGTTGGTAATGACACTGATACAAGATTTTGGAAACACTCTCTCAGAGGTGAGGTCTCGGCCGCCTTAGCGTTCGCTGCACACTCCCATCGGTTCCCTTCGGTTTCTTGGGGAAAGTGGCTTTGGGCTCCGTTCATACCAGTTCGTAGGTCGTTGGTTTGTTGGCGTATTATCCACAGGCGTCTTCCCACTTTAGACTGCCTCATTAGAAATGGCCTTACTGCACCTAACTGGTGCTCGCTTTGCCAAAGGGATTCTGAAACTATTGATCATATTTTCTGGTCTTGTGATGCCGTGCGATCTGCCTGGGGCGAATTCTTGAGTTGGTTCGGTCAGGAATCTCTCTTGGAGTGTCATGATATTCATACTTTGCTCATTGCTGCTATGAAAGTTGATTTTAGCTCACAAATTCATAACTTTTGGAAAGCGGGCCTCATTTGCATGCTGTGGATCATCTGGCAGGGACGAAACAATGCTATTTTCGAGAATATTGTTTTTAATCATCGACATGTTCTTAGAATGATAAAAGTTTCTTTTCAGGAAATGGACGCCAATTTTCCACGTTTGGGAACTATTTCTAATTCTTGGAGTGACTTTCTCATTGTTCGCAATATTGGAGTTCAATCTAGATTCGCGGCTCCGCCGGAGGTCATCAATGTCAACTGGTGGCCCCCTGCTCACCCGTGGATTAAGGTGAATACTGATGGCTCTGCGTTGGGTGCTCCGGGGGCCATTTCGGCAGGGGGTGTTTTCCGGGATAATTGGTGTCATGTTCGAGGCTGTTTTCACACTAAGGGTGGCATTGGATTTGCTTTCGAAGCCGAACTGCTCGCGGTAATTACTGCTATCTCCATCGCTCATGCTCGGAATTGGTTTTCTCTTTGGATTGAAGCGGACTCGACGTATGTCGTCGGCCTTCTGCAATCGCGTTCTTGTGATGTTCCTTGGAGGTTCATGTCTTCGTGGAAGAAAACTCTGGTGTTACTTAATGACTTCCAAATTCGCGTCTCTCATATTTACCGGGAGGGAAATGCTGCCGCCGATGTCATGGCTAATTATGAACGTGAAGAAGGATGGTGGCCGTTTGCGGTGGATGCCGTGCGCG GTCCTGTTGAAAGCTTGGTAATGGAAGAGGGTTCGTGCCGTTCAGCGTTTGGGTTTCGAACGTCGACCTCTTTTGAGCtctttcttgttattttttcttCGAACACGTGGTATGCATGGCCGGCTGTTGACTTGGTGTTTGTTTTGGGGGTTTCTTCTCGCGCTTTGGCTCTGCGAtggcgtttgatttgtttggaCGACGTGTTTGGGTATGGGAAGCACCATGATCAGCGCCTCCTTAAGGCCCTTTCTTGGTTTTCCTCTGTTCCTTTTCCTCGAGCAGGTGGTGTGCATGAGCTGCTCTTGCTTTTCGAGCAGTTGACGTTTTTGGAGGCTGGTTGGTGCTCGGATGTGGCTCGTTTTCCCTTCAGCGACAAGCTG AGCCACGGCGGCTTGGGGGCAATGGTTTGGCCGGAGCTTCCGAAGCCGTTATCCGCTCTTTTTGTTTTCTCTTGTTTGGTTCTTTGTTAG